The following coding sequences lie in one Arachis stenosperma cultivar V10309 chromosome 5, arast.V10309.gnm1.PFL2, whole genome shotgun sequence genomic window:
- the LOC130982023 gene encoding inositol oxygenase 2-like, which translates to MTILIEQPELSTMADEEMRNELVLDGGFPLPKPLSEDGFKAPQINSYGRSFRNYHGESARQKSVEEFYKLQHTNQTYEFAKKMRAEYGKLNKAEMGIWECCELLEGIVDASDPDLEESQIQHAFQSAEAARKDYPNEDWLHLTALIHDLGKVLLLPNFGGLPQWAVVGDSFPLGCAFDEANTHHKYFKNNPDNSNPAYNTKNGIYTEGCGLDNVIMSWGHDEYMYLVAKGNSNNLPPVALFIIRYHSFHPLFQTGAYKHLYREEDVENLKWLDIFHKYDLYSKSNVLIDVEKVKPYYLSLIEKYFPSKLKW; encoded by the exons ATGACTATCCTCATTGAGCAACCAGAGCTATCAACAATGGCAGATGAGGAAATGAGAAATGAGTTGGTCTTAGATGGTGGATTTCCGTTGCCTAAGCCCCTCTCAGAAGATGGATTCAAAGCCCCTCAAATCAACTCTTATGGCCGCTCTTTTAG AAACTATCATGGTGAAAGCGCAAGGCAAAAGTCTGTGGAGGAATTCTACAAATTACAACACACCAACCAAACTTATGAATTT gCCAAGAAGATGAGAGCAGAGTATGGGAAGTTGAATAAGGCGGAAATGGGCATATGGGAGTGTTGTGAACTTCTTGAAGGAATCGTTGATGCAAGTGATCCTGATTTAGAAGAATCTCAAATTCAACATGCTTTTCAATCTGCTGAAGCTGCTAGAAAAGACTATCCAAATGAAGATTGGCTGCATTTGACTGCTCTTATTCATG ATCTTGGAAAGGTTCTTCTCCTTCCAAATTTTGGTGGACTTCCTCAATGGGCTGTAGTTG GAGATTCATTTCCTCTTGGCTGTGCTTTTGATGAAGCAAACACTCACCACAAG TATTTTAAGAACAACCCAGATAACAGCAACCCTGCTTATAACACTAAAAATGGGATTTATACCGAAGGATGTGGATTAGACAATGTTATCATGTCTTGGGGACATGATGAATACATGTATTTG GTTGCTAAGGGAAATAGCAACAACTTACCTCCTGTGGCATTGTTCATTATCCGCTATCACTCCTTTCATC CTTTATTCCAAACTGGGGCATATAAACACTTGTACCGTGAAGAGGATGTTGAAAATTTGAAGTGGCTTGACATATTCCA CAAATATGATCTGTACAGCAAGAGCAATGTTTTAATCGATGTTGAAAAAGTTAAGCCATACTACTTATCTCTTATTGAGAAG TATTTCCCATCAAAGCTCAAGTGGTAA